In the genome of Notamacropus eugenii isolate mMacEug1 chromosome 5, mMacEug1.pri_v2, whole genome shotgun sequence, one region contains:
- the GPR34 gene encoding LOW QUALITY PROTEIN: probable G-protein coupled receptor 34 (The sequence of the model RefSeq protein was modified relative to this genomic sequence to represent the inferred CDS: inserted 1 base in 1 codon): protein MTPTVSVTSASTRSLPCASYDIFMNNQSSQCQNDSTGTPNATTCPMNEQLLSAVLIIFYSIVFIVGLVGNIIALYVFLGIHRKRNSIQIYLLNVAIADLLLIFCLPFRILYHVNKNTWTLGVTLCKTVGTLFYMNMYISIILLGLISFDRYIKINRSTHQHKALTTKQSIYICCAVWAVAITGFLTMIISTLKKGGHNSTMCFHYRDKHNAKGEAIFNYIIVIVFWLIFLLLILSYVKIASYLLRISKRRVNFPNSGKYHTTARNSFIVLVIFTICFVPYHAFRFIYITSQLYTTPCYWKEIFHKINEIMLVFSSFNSCLDPVMYFLMSSNIRKIIYQLLSRRFQGESSRSESTSEFRVGHSPHDTSVSVKXQSTYKSTLTRMCYKEL, encoded by the exons ATGACTCCCACAGTTTCAGTGACTTCAGCTTCCACTCGCTCCCTGCCTTGTGCTTCCTACGACATCTTCATGAATAACCAAAGTAGCCAGTGCCAGAATGACTCAACAGGGACACCAAATGCTACCACCTGTCCCATGAATGAACAACTACTGTCTGctgttttaataattttttactCTATTGTTTTTATTGTGGGACTCGTTGGAAACATTATAGCTCTTTATGTATTTTTGGGAATCCATCGGAAAAGAAATTCTATTCAGATTTACCTGCTTAATGTAGCCATTGCAGATCTCCTACTCATCTTTTGCCTCCCCTTCCGAATACTGTACCATGTTAACAAAAACACCTGGACCTTGGGTGTGACGCTCTGCAAGACGGTGGGAACACTATTCTACATGAACATGTACATCAGCATCATTCTTCTGGGTTTGATCAGTTTCGATCGTTACATAAAAATTAATCGGTCTACCCACCAACATAAAGCATTAACAACGAAGCAAAGCATTTACATCTGCTGTGCAGTGTGGGCAGTAGCTATAACTGGATTTCTAACTATGATTATTTCAACACTTAAGAAAGGAGGACACAATTCTACAATGTGCTTCCATTATAGAGACAAGCACAATGCAAAGGGGGAAGCAATTTTTAACTATATTATAGTGATCGTGTTTtggttaatttttcttctactaatCCTTTCCTATGTTAAGATCGCCAGCTATCTTCTGAGGATTTCCAAAAGGAGAGTCAATTTCCCTAATTCTGGAAAATATCATACCACAGCACGGAATTCTTTCATTGTGCTTGTTATTTTCACTATATGTTTTGTTCCTTACCATGCTTTTAGATTCATTTATATCACATCACAGCTATATACAACGCCTTGTTACTGGAAGGAGATTTTCCACAAAATCAATGAGATCATGCTTGTATTCTCATCTTTTAACAGCTGCTTAGATCCAGTTATGTATTTTCTGATGTCCAGCAATATCCGCAAAATTATATACCAACTTCTTTCCAGAAGATTTCAAGGGGAATCAAGCAGAAGTGAAAGTACTTCAGAATTTAGAGTAGGCCATTCTCCGCATGATACTTCTGTCAGTGTTA TTCAATCAACATACAAGAGTACTCTGACTCGAATGTGTTACAAAGAATTATGA
- the LOC140507151 gene encoding small ribosomal subunit protein eS4-like translates to MARGPKKHLKRVAAPKHWMLDKLTGVFAPRPSTGPHKLRECLPLIIFLRNRLKYALTGDEVKKICMQRFIKIDGKVRTDITYPAGFMDVISIEKMGEHFRLLYDTKGHFAVHHITAEEAKYKLCKVRKIFVGTKGIPHLVTHDARTIRYPDPLIKVNDTVQIDLEAGKITDFIKFDTGNLCVVTGGANLGRIGVITNREKHPGSFDVVHVKDANGNSFATRLSNIFVIGKR, encoded by the coding sequence ATGGCTCGTGGTCCCAAGAAGCATCTGAAGCGTGTAGCAGCTCCAAAGCATTGGATGCTAGATAAATTAACAGGAGTTTTTGCTCCAAGACCATCCACAGGTCCCCACAAGCTGAGGGAATGTCTGCCTCTCATCATCTTCCTGAGAAACAGACTCAAGTATGCCCTGACTGGAGATGAAGTAAAGAAGATCTGCATGCAGCGATTCATCAAGATTGATGGCAAGGTCCGCACTGATATTACATACCCTGCTGGCTTTATGGATGTCATTAGCATTGAGAAGATGGGTGAACATTTCCGTCTGCTTTATGATACAAAGGGCCACTTTGCTGTTCATCATATTACAGCTGAGGAGGCTAAATATAAATTGTGCAAAGTTAGAAAAATCTTTGTGGGTACAAAAGGTATTCCGCATCTGGTCACCCATGATGCCCGTACTATCCGTTACCCAGATCCTCTCATCAAAGTGAATGATACAGTTCAGATTGATTTAGAAGCAGGCAAGATCACTGATTTTATCAAGTTTGATACTGGTAACCTCTGTGTGGTGACCGGTGGGGCTAATTTGGGTCGAATTGGTGTGATCACAAACAGGGAGAAACATCCTGGCTCTTTTGATGTTGTCCATGTAAAAGATGCCAATGGCAATAGTTTTGCCACTAGGCTCTCCAACATTTTTGTTATTGGTAAAAGGTAA